The Bacteroidales bacterium genome includes a region encoding these proteins:
- a CDS encoding DUF4402 domain-containing protein, with amino-acid sequence MKNLLALAIIVLGFTATSFAQVTATASTTATIITPIAIEKDVDMNFGNIAVSPTLGGTVVLPTSGARTKTGGVTLPVVTGTVSAASFTVTGEGNSTYSITLPSSAITLTSPSGTMTVENFVSTPSNTGALNNGSQEVKVGATLNVGAAQAAGTYTNESSLFVTVNYN; translated from the coding sequence ATGAAAAACTTACTCGCCCTCGCTATCATCGTTCTCGGATTCACTGCCACTTCTTTCGCTCAGGTTACCGCAACCGCATCAACAACAGCAACCATCATCACCCCAATCGCCATTGAAAAAGATGTAGATATGAATTTCGGTAACATCGCCGTTAGTCCAACATTAGGCGGTACCGTTGTTCTCCCAACTTCAGGAGCACGCACCAAGACCGGTGGAGTTACCCTCCCAGTTGTTACAGGAACCGTTTCAGCCGCTTCATTCACAGTAACCGGAGAAGGCAACAGTACTTACTCTATCACCTTACCTTCTTCAGCCATCACATTGACCAGTCCATCAGGTACAATGACCGTTGAAAACTTTGTAAGCACCCCTTCCAACACAGGCGCCCTGAACAATGGCAGCCAGGAAGTAAAAGTAGGAGCTACCCTGAATGTAGGCGCTGCACAGGCTGCTGGAACTTATACCAACGAATCCAGCTTATTCGTGACTGTTAATTACAACTAA
- a CDS encoding T9SS type A sorting domain-containing protein — MYKCILSILFMAALGCAAQTNFTRHYYNGSQSISSNSVLQNSDGSYIMAGKMDTLISATQGYAGFIKKSDAAGNLLSTQYYSIPNTSGLEFRKIIKTMDGNYIVVGMIDHSCIAGSTLQDILVSKIDTLGTMLWYKSYGEQVSDIGVDVKELSDGNLVIQSWFAKLDTNFTPYTSFHLIKTNATGDSLWTRHYYHNDRVEQFATTLVETSDGGFALAGSMNDQNGGLKGYLIKTDSLGIEQWNKTIDSTSENYSELVNVYSNNGNITVIAKVYGVSLENTIISNFNNSGSLNWTNTLVENDVQVFTSTRSYDGGYALIGESIDALNPHPVLIKLDSTGNKVWRRDLDQLLQQYPTAIIQAMDNDFIVTGNSVSYDPYSVFLAKTADSAVLLNSIKAFVSNTYSVYPNPATQFLRIDRSKNEISNIKAVKIINLHGQVVKSVSPQEIQSGRIDISDLSPGVYFIAFYTVDGSNSISKIIKE, encoded by the coding sequence ATGTACAAATGCATACTCTCAATTCTTTTCATGGCCGCTCTAGGCTGTGCAGCCCAGACAAATTTTACCCGGCATTACTACAACGGCAGTCAATCCATTTCATCAAATTCTGTTCTTCAAAACAGCGATGGCTCCTATATAATGGCAGGAAAAATGGATACCCTGATCAGCGCTACCCAGGGATATGCCGGTTTTATTAAAAAATCGGATGCAGCAGGCAACCTGCTCTCAACTCAATATTACTCCATTCCCAATACCAGCGGACTGGAATTCAGGAAGATCATCAAAACGATGGATGGGAATTACATAGTGGTGGGAATGATTGATCATAGTTGCATAGCCGGATCAACCTTACAGGATATTCTCGTTTCGAAAATAGATACCTTGGGAACCATGCTCTGGTACAAAAGCTATGGGGAACAAGTTTCAGATATAGGAGTGGATGTTAAAGAACTGTCAGATGGCAACCTCGTTATACAATCGTGGTTCGCAAAACTCGACACCAATTTTACGCCCTACACTTCATTTCATCTAATAAAAACAAATGCAACAGGTGACTCCTTATGGACCCGGCATTATTACCATAACGACAGGGTAGAGCAATTTGCAACCACCCTTGTTGAAACTTCGGATGGCGGTTTTGCATTGGCCGGAAGTATGAATGATCAAAACGGCGGATTAAAAGGATATCTCATTAAAACGGACAGCCTGGGCATAGAGCAATGGAACAAAACCATAGATTCAACCTCCGAAAATTACTCCGAACTGGTTAATGTTTATAGTAACAATGGAAACATTACAGTTATTGCAAAAGTTTACGGGGTATCTCTTGAAAATACGATCATATCCAACTTCAATAATTCGGGTAGTCTAAACTGGACGAACACCCTGGTTGAAAATGATGTACAGGTATTTACATCTACCCGCAGCTATGATGGAGGATACGCATTAATAGGAGAATCCATTGATGCACTTAACCCTCATCCTGTACTTATTAAACTGGACAGCACCGGGAATAAAGTATGGAGGAGGGACCTTGATCAGCTTTTGCAACAGTATCCCACCGCAATCATTCAGGCAATGGATAATGATTTTATTGTCACCGGGAATAGTGTAAGCTATGATCCCTATTCCGTTTTTCTGGCTAAAACAGCTGATTCAGCTGTATTGCTGAATTCAATAAAAGCATTTGTTTCGAATACCTATTCTGTTTATCCAAACCCTGCAACGCAGTTTTTACGAATTGACAGGTCCAAAAATGAGATATCAAACATAAAAGCCGTAAAAATCATTAATCTGCATGGGCAGGTAGTAAAATCGGTCAGTCCACAGGAAATTCAGAGCGGAAGGATCGATATATCAGATCTGTCCCCCGGAGTTTATTTTATTGCTTTTTATACGGTGGATGGTAGCAATAGCATTTCGAAAATAATTAAAGAATAA